In a genomic window of Temperatibacter marinus:
- a CDS encoding MFS transporter: protein MSDQQDLKGTSQSAKQRPELSFWQIWNMCFGFLGIQFGFELQIGNVSRIFQTLNADMDTLPILWVAAPLTGLLVQPIIGYMSDRTWTKMGRRRPYFFWGAILSSIALIIMPNSPSLWIAAGMLWIMDASFNIAMEPFRAFVGDKLPEKQRATGYAMQSFFIGTGAIVAAALPWIFTNWLDVSATAATGVVPDNVKYSFYFGSAVLFIAVMWTVFKSTEYSPEDMASFEQAEREAMDTGRKDTKKTANFGGILIWGTLLFIGLGLGYIIATQGLAKELHILADGIIIFALLLVFCSWLQKRKKIESAFYEIMHDMMAMPLTMRQLALVQFFSWFALFSMWIYMTPGVTSYHYGVEILNGIVDTTNPIYNEGANWVGLLHSVRNAAAAVAAFIIPLLVMKMGLRKTHAFNLLLGAAGFAGFFVIKDPTWLWVPMIGVGFAWSSILALPYTILAGVLPTSKMGLYMGIFNFFIVIPQILAASILAFILNALFTEEPIMALVIGAASWAIAALVVLFIAPAEVRRERGE from the coding sequence ATGAGTGATCAACAGGATCTAAAGGGAACATCCCAATCAGCTAAGCAACGGCCTGAACTGTCTTTCTGGCAAATTTGGAATATGTGTTTTGGTTTCTTAGGGATCCAATTTGGATTCGAATTACAAATCGGCAATGTGAGCCGTATCTTTCAGACCTTAAATGCAGATATGGATACGCTGCCTATTTTATGGGTGGCCGCACCTTTAACAGGCCTCTTGGTCCAACCAATTATTGGCTATATGAGCGATCGTACATGGACCAAGATGGGGCGTCGCCGGCCTTACTTCTTTTGGGGAGCTATTCTCAGCTCAATCGCCTTAATCATCATGCCAAACAGTCCGAGTCTATGGATCGCTGCCGGAATGTTGTGGATCATGGATGCCAGCTTTAATATCGCAATGGAACCGTTCCGTGCTTTCGTTGGCGACAAGTTGCCAGAAAAACAGCGTGCTACTGGTTATGCTATGCAGTCATTCTTCATTGGTACAGGCGCAATTGTTGCAGCAGCGTTGCCTTGGATTTTTACTAACTGGCTTGATGTCAGTGCTACGGCAGCAACTGGTGTCGTCCCAGACAATGTGAAATATAGTTTTTATTTCGGGTCTGCCGTCCTTTTTATTGCTGTCATGTGGACAGTCTTTAAAAGCACCGAATATAGCCCAGAAGATATGGCATCGTTTGAGCAAGCTGAACGAGAAGCTATGGACACAGGTCGTAAGGATACAAAAAAGACAGCGAATTTTGGTGGTATTCTTATTTGGGGAACACTTCTGTTCATTGGCCTAGGACTTGGCTATATCATTGCTACACAAGGTCTTGCTAAAGAGCTTCACATCCTCGCCGATGGAATTATCATTTTTGCCCTTCTTCTGGTTTTTTGCAGCTGGCTTCAAAAACGAAAGAAAATAGAGTCAGCTTTTTATGAAATTATGCATGATATGATGGCTATGCCGCTCACAATGCGTCAACTTGCTCTCGTGCAGTTTTTCAGTTGGTTCGCTCTCTTCTCCATGTGGATTTATATGACCCCCGGTGTCACAAGCTATCACTACGGTGTAGAGATATTGAATGGCATAGTGGATACTACAAACCCAATCTACAATGAGGGTGCTAACTGGGTTGGGTTACTGCACTCTGTTAGAAATGCTGCAGCAGCTGTAGCAGCCTTTATCATCCCGCTCTTGGTTATGAAAATGGGTCTACGGAAGACACATGCTTTTAATCTGCTTCTGGGTGCTGCAGGATTTGCTGGTTTCTTTGTCATAAAAGATCCAACATGGCTCTGGGTGCCCATGATCGGCGTTGGCTTTGCATGGTCGTCCATTCTCGCCCTCCCCTATACAATCCTTGCTGGTGTGCTTCCAACAAGCAAGATGGGGCTCTATATGGGCATATTTAATTTCTTCATTGTCATCCCACAAATTTTAGCCGCCTCAATTCTCGCATTTATCTTGAATGCATTATTCACCGAGGAGCCAATCATGGCTTTGGTTATTGGTGCCGCATCCTGGGCAATAGCCGCTCTTGTCGTTCTCTTCATCGCTCCAGCAGAAGTGCGCAGAGAACGCGGCGAATAA